One Halarcobacter ebronensis genomic window carries:
- a CDS encoding branched-chain amino acid transaminase gives MNEAKYIWMDGEFVEWKDAKVHILTHTLHYGNGIFEGTKAYRTHDGRCAIFRLDEHTKRLYNSAKMLLLDIPFSIEEMKKAQVELLQKNELFNGAYIRPLVYLGYGVMGIYHKKCPVNASIAAWEWGAYLGEEGMKNGVRVKISSFNKPSNNSTMGKAKASANYLNSQMAKFEAVEAGYDEALLKDTDGYIAEASGECLFIIRDGVVITPPNDNSLESITQSTVIELAKDLGYEVVRKRVTREEIYIADEAFFTGTAAEVTPIRDVDSRIIGCGSRGPITEKLQSAYFDVVQGKNEKYTKYLTYIN, from the coding sequence ATGAATGAAGCAAAATACATCTGGATGGATGGAGAATTTGTTGAGTGGAAAGATGCAAAAGTTCATATTTTAACTCATACATTACATTATGGTAATGGAATATTTGAGGGAACTAAAGCCTATAGAACTCATGATGGAAGATGTGCAATATTCAGATTAGATGAACATACAAAAAGACTTTATAACTCTGCTAAGATGTTACTTTTGGATATACCTTTTTCAATTGAAGAGATGAAAAAAGCTCAAGTTGAATTATTACAAAAAAATGAATTATTTAATGGTGCATACATTAGACCTCTTGTATATTTAGGATATGGGGTTATGGGAATTTATCATAAAAAATGCCCAGTAAACGCTAGTATTGCTGCTTGGGAATGGGGAGCATATTTAGGTGAAGAGGGAATGAAAAATGGAGTAAGAGTAAAAATTAGTTCATTTAACAAACCTTCAAATAACTCAACTATGGGTAAAGCTAAAGCTTCTGCAAACTACTTAAACTCTCAAATGGCAAAATTTGAAGCGGTTGAAGCTGGATATGATGAAGCTCTTTTAAAAGATACTGATGGATATATAGCAGAAGCTAGTGGTGAGTGTCTATTTATAATTAGAGATGGTGTAGTAATTACTCCACCAAATGATAACTCTCTTGAATCTATTACTCAATCAACAGTAATTGAACTTGCAAAAGATTTAGGTTATGAAGTTGTAAGAAAAAGAGTAACAAGAGAAGAGATCTATATTGCTGATGAAGCATTTTTTACAGGTACTGCAGCTGAAGTTACACCAATTAGAGATGTTGATAGCAGAATTATTGGATGTGGTTCAAGAGGTCCTATCACTGAAAAACTTCAAAGTGCATACTTTGATGTAGTTCAAGGAAAGAATGAAAAGTATACTAAATACTTAACATATATAAACTAA
- a CDS encoding metal ABC transporter permease encodes MLESLSYTFMQNALISGVLIGIISGIIGSLIVVNKMVFLSGGIAHSAYGGIGIAIFFGLPILLCTSIFSIFITIIIAILSYKQRGNLDVIIGLTWALGMSFGILLVDLTPGYNTDLMSYLFGSLLAVSNDDIIFMITLLVFVLLTISVLYRDILSVSYDSEYATLRGVKSRLIYTLILILSSLTIVISIKIVGLILVIALLTIPIYIAQKFANSLFSMMLISIFLSLSFIIIGLYISYTYDLSSGPSIILVGSIVLFFVFIYKSLTKK; translated from the coding sequence ATGTTAGAATCTTTATCTTATACTTTTATGCAAAATGCCCTTATATCAGGAGTATTAATTGGTATTATCTCAGGAATTATTGGTTCACTAATTGTAGTGAATAAAATGGTATTTTTATCAGGAGGCATAGCCCATAGTGCCTATGGAGGAATTGGCATAGCAATATTTTTTGGCTTACCTATTTTACTCTGCACTTCTATATTTTCTATATTTATTACAATCATTATTGCAATTTTAAGCTATAAGCAAAGAGGTAATTTAGATGTTATCATTGGTCTAACATGGGCACTTGGTATGTCATTTGGTATATTGCTTGTAGATTTAACTCCTGGATATAATACAGATTTAATGAGTTATTTATTTGGTTCTTTATTAGCAGTTTCAAATGATGATATTATTTTTATGATTACACTTTTAGTATTCGTTTTATTAACTATATCAGTACTTTATAGAGATATATTAAGTGTATCCTATGACAGCGAATACGCAACGTTAAGAGGGGTTAAAAGTAGATTAATTTATACACTAATACTCATTTTATCATCCCTTACAATTGTTATTTCAATAAAAATCGTTGGTTTGATTTTAGTTATTGCTCTGCTTACAATTCCTATTTATATTGCACAGAAATTTGCAAACTCACTATTTTCAATGATGCTTATATCAATATTTTTATCTCTGTCTTTTATAATAATTGGATTATATATCTCTTATACTTATGATTTAAGCTCTGGTCCATCTATAATACTGGTTGGTTCAATAGTACTTTTTTTTGTTTTTATTTATAAATCTTTGACAAAAAAATAG
- a CDS encoding metal ABC transporter ATP-binding protein, producing the protein MITSTNVLTINNLFFKYEKEVVLENINLEIKKNEFLTILGPNGGGKSTLLKIILGINPLQKGKIEIFGNPYLNELQNIGYVPQNTNINIDFPIKVLEVVMMGQNSFKKRLFGYKKDEKRNALDALEKVGMKDFFNYKISNLSGGQRQRVLIARALFSNPSILLLDEPTSNIDLQGCEQIYSVLKELSQEITIIVVSHDISIVLKYATKAVYINKKLTFHDLSRMKSEFQNINSHICEIELLEMLGKCKC; encoded by the coding sequence TTGATAACATCAACTAATGTTCTAACCATAAACAACCTTTTTTTCAAATATGAAAAAGAGGTTGTTTTAGAAAATATAAATTTGGAAATTAAAAAAAATGAGTTTCTAACAATTCTTGGACCAAATGGTGGAGGGAAAAGTACTCTTCTTAAAATAATTTTAGGAATAAACCCTTTGCAAAAAGGGAAAATTGAGATTTTTGGAAACCCCTATTTAAATGAATTACAAAATATTGGTTATGTCCCACAAAATACAAATATAAACATTGACTTTCCTATAAAAGTTTTAGAAGTTGTAATGATGGGACAAAACTCCTTTAAAAAAAGACTCTTTGGGTATAAAAAAGATGAAAAAAGAAATGCTTTAGATGCTTTAGAAAAAGTAGGTATGAAGGATTTCTTTAATTATAAAATCTCTAACTTATCAGGAGGGCAGAGGCAAAGGGTTCTTATTGCACGAGCTCTATTTTCAAATCCATCTATTTTATTACTTGATGAACCTACATCAAATATCGATTTACAAGGCTGTGAACAGATCTATAGTGTACTTAAAGAACTCTCCCAAGAGATAACTATAATTGTTGTAAGCCATGATATTTCAATTGTCTTAAAATATGCAACAAAAGCAGTATATATAAATAAAAAACTTACTTTTCATGATTTAAGTAGAATGAAAAGTGAATTTCAAAATATCAATTCTCATATATGTGAAATTGAACTTTTAGAGATGTTAGGGAAATGCAAATGTTAG
- a CDS encoding metal ABC transporter solute-binding protein, Zn/Mn family, producing the protein MKYIISILLLSTFLFAKIDIVVSILPQKTFVEKIGGDKVTVTAMVKPGSDPHSYEPKPSQMKAITKAQLYFPIKIEFENAWLDKFANQNSTMQFIDMTKGIEFLKMPAHHHHHHETSEVDLPYEWAGLFDLKKGVYSWSFSKVEGKYAEPSMKFLIKKASKDTSTIEQYEEEAKKEFSSPNITEVEDNYKLNPNSFYELNFDKNKEVSTFKIDIKEDGKYLFFTEHMPTEFEGHEHFFKDINKNDIEASLTHPEESEHEHHHHGEFDPHTWTSPANVKIMAKNIFDALVKVDGKNKKYYETNYKTFLAEIDKTDSTIRKILSNIPKKSKFMVFHPSWGYFARDYDLVQFPIEVEGKEPKPKMLEKIIDEAKEENVKAIFAQEEFSDKSAKAIASELNIKVIKETPLSANWSENLIKMAKAIDNIN; encoded by the coding sequence ATGAAATACATAATTTCAATTCTTCTTCTTTCTACATTCTTATTCGCAAAAATAGATATTGTAGTTAGTATTTTACCTCAAAAAACATTTGTTGAAAAAATTGGAGGGGATAAAGTTACAGTTACTGCTATGGTTAAGCCAGGAAGTGATCCCCACTCTTACGAACCAAAACCTTCTCAAATGAAGGCAATAACAAAAGCTCAACTTTATTTTCCAATCAAAATAGAGTTTGAAAATGCTTGGTTAGATAAATTTGCTAATCAAAATTCAACTATGCAGTTTATTGATATGACTAAAGGTATAGAATTTTTAAAAATGCCTGCACATCACCACCATCATCATGAAACAAGTGAAGTTGATTTGCCATACGAATGGGCTGGACTTTTTGATTTAAAAAAAGGTGTTTACTCTTGGAGTTTTTCTAAAGTTGAAGGTAAATATGCCGAACCTAGTATGAAATTTTTAATAAAAAAAGCTTCAAAAGATACTTCAACTATTGAACAATATGAAGAGGAAGCAAAAAAAGAGTTCTCTTCACCAAATATCACTGAAGTAGAAGATAACTATAAATTAAATCCAAATAGTTTTTATGAATTAAATTTTGATAAAAACAAAGAGGTATCAACATTTAAAATTGATATTAAAGAAGATGGAAAATATCTATTTTTTACAGAGCATATGCCAACAGAGTTTGAAGGACACGAACACTTTTTTAAAGACATTAACAAGAATGATATAGAAGCTTCATTAACACATCCAGAAGAGAGTGAACATGAGCACCATCATCATGGAGAGTTTGATCCACACACTTGGACTAGCCCAGCAAATGTAAAAATTATGGCTAAAAATATTTTTGATGCTTTAGTTAAAGTTGATGGGAAAAATAAAAAATATTATGAAACAAACTATAAAACATTTTTAGCTGAGATTGATAAAACTGATTCTACTATTAGAAAAATATTATCAAATATTCCTAAAAAATCTAAATTTATGGTTTTTCATCCTTCTTGGGGATATTTTGCTAGAGATTATGATTTAGTTCAATTTCCTATTGAAGTTGAAGGGAAAGAACCAAAGCCAAAAATGCTTGAAAAAATAATAGATGAAGCAAAAGAGGAGAATGTAAAAGCAATTTTTGCACAAGAAGAGTTTTCTGATAAAAGTGCAAAAGCAATTGCAAGTGAACTTAATATTAAAGTTATAAAAGAGACTCCTTTATCTGCAAATTGGTCTGAAAATCTAATAAAAATGGCTAAAGCAATTGATAACATCAACTAA
- a CDS encoding class I SAM-dependent methyltransferase, protein MSQQHFWNEKFSRQGYLYGKKPNAFIESCSHLFNREKAFLCLGEGEGRNAIFFAKKGFDVMALDASDIALKKLQEFASFESVHVKTKCIDLNEWEPNKAYGSIVASYLHMHKSDRDVLFKKIEDTLEEGGYFIGEFFSTKQLSYNSGGPKDIDLLYTIEDFLNRFLYCKKLKLEELITKLDEGKGHQGEASVIRVILQKI, encoded by the coding sequence ATGAGTCAACAACACTTTTGGAATGAAAAATTTTCAAGACAAGGATATCTTTACGGGAAAAAACCAAATGCTTTTATAGAGTCTTGTTCCCACCTCTTTAATAGAGAAAAAGCTTTTTTATGTTTAGGTGAGGGAGAAGGTAGAAATGCAATTTTTTTTGCAAAGAAGGGTTTTGATGTGATGGCACTTGATGCCTCTGACATAGCACTTAAAAAACTTCAAGAGTTTGCATCTTTTGAGAGTGTTCATGTAAAAACAAAATGTATAGATTTAAATGAATGGGAGCCAAATAAGGCGTATGGTTCAATCGTAGCTTCTTATCTTCATATGCATAAAAGTGATAGGGATGTTCTATTTAAAAAAATTGAAGATACTTTAGAAGAGGGAGGTTATTTTATAGGAGAGTTTTTTTCTACTAAACAGTTATCTTACAACAGTGGTGGTCCAAAAGATATTGATTTACTATATACCATAGAAGATTTTTTGAATAGATTTTTATATTGTAAAAAACTTAAGCTTGAAGAGCTAATTACCAAGTTAGACGAAGGAAAAGGCCATCAAGGTGAAGCAAGTGTCATTAGAGTTATTTTACAAAAAATATAG
- the metH gene encoding methionine synthase → MIEKIKEIIENRVLIIDGAMGTQLQIADIKNESWQYEGKDLEGCNELLNLTAPNILEGIHDAYAIAGADLITTNTFGSMPWVLEEYGIAKTSYELSKLGAQLVKKSCEKFSTKEKPRFVLGSIGPGTKLPSLGHITYDEMFEGYKIMAQGLVDGGCDIFLLETCQDPLQIKAALHALKEVSPQTPIMVSVTIELSGTMLIGTDAMTIAAIMAPFNILSLGFNCGTGPKQVHKHVKALSEVCRFPISVHSNAGLPQNRGGVTYYPMQPKEFTELSIEFLEFNGVSFLGGCCGTTPAHIEALAKEASKIKPKKPSGFLKASLASLFNVVPLKQDPAPLLIGERSNATGSKAFRELLKANDYEGTLSVGQQQVRAGAHVIDVSVGFAGRDEREDMNKVVSLYSQKVALPLMPDSTQLPALEEALKQIGGRPIINSVNLEDGEEKFDAVCNLAKKFGAALVCLVIDEVGMAKTKNRKLEVAERIYDLCVNRHGFNPDDLVFDMLTFTIGSGDDEYRTAGMETLEAIREFQLRHPEVGTTLGLSNISFGLSINARIYLNSIYLDHCVKAGLTSAIVNVKHILPLNKISDEDRKACDNLIFNNHENGDPLFAFIDHFSNVESQEDKSDEEYEKLESIDKVKKLLLDGDKERMLPLVEELRHSVNPEIIVNEWLIDGMKVIGELFGSGQMQLPFVLQSAETMKATVDALNPYLPKEEKASETVLVLGTVKGDVHDVGKNLVDIILSNNGFKVINIGIKADLNDFIIAVKEHKAQAIGMSGLLVKSTAVMKDNLEELQKQGIDIPVLLGGAALTKSFVNDYCRPIYDGPIFYCRDAFDGVVSMQRIESGELDNTTLAADLIDEDAIAKNEEQEIIVKESDVELPEESTFTFPPLWGRVAQNKNMINKELSFKWINHRVLFRQRWGYKRAKQSSEEFLKHEKEVVEPLYEKLKEQFISKGLFAPIAIYAYFPCIAKENKLYIFSEEYAFHSLEEAKKVPPLEKAIKVFEFPRQKRKPHRCIADFFANNRLDVVAFSLASAGVKLSPYEAKLYKESKFTEYYQVHGLGVELAEALAEVIHKQVRLDLDIVPKEGHTLNDVQMKQYVGCRYSPGYAACPELELSKDIFDLLKPEEFGITLSETFQIDPEQSTCAIIVPHHKANYYNI, encoded by the coding sequence ATGATTGAAAAAATAAAAGAAATAATAGAAAATAGAGTCTTAATTATAGATGGTGCAATGGGAACCCAACTTCAAATTGCAGATATTAAAAATGAATCTTGGCAATATGAAGGTAAAGATTTAGAAGGGTGTAATGAATTATTAAACTTAACTGCACCAAATATCTTAGAGGGAATTCATGATGCTTATGCTATTGCAGGGGCTGATTTAATCACTACAAATACTTTTGGTTCTATGCCTTGGGTATTAGAAGAGTATGGAATAGCAAAAACCTCTTATGAGCTTTCAAAACTGGGTGCACAACTTGTAAAAAAAAGTTGTGAGAAGTTTAGTACTAAAGAGAAACCTAGATTTGTTTTAGGTTCAATTGGTCCTGGAACAAAACTTCCTAGTCTTGGACATATAACTTATGATGAGATGTTTGAAGGGTATAAGATTATGGCTCAAGGTCTTGTTGATGGAGGATGTGACATCTTCTTACTTGAGACTTGCCAAGATCCTCTTCAAATAAAAGCTGCACTTCATGCTTTAAAAGAGGTTTCTCCACAAACTCCTATTATGGTTTCTGTAACCATTGAGTTAAGTGGAACAATGCTTATTGGGACAGATGCAATGACAATTGCAGCTATTATGGCTCCTTTTAATATTTTATCTTTAGGGTTTAACTGTGGAACAGGACCAAAACAGGTACATAAACATGTAAAAGCTCTAAGTGAAGTTTGCAGATTCCCGATATCAGTTCACTCAAATGCAGGTCTTCCTCAAAATAGAGGTGGAGTAACTTATTATCCAATGCAGCCAAAAGAGTTTACCGAGCTTAGTATTGAGTTTTTAGAGTTTAATGGAGTCTCTTTTTTAGGTGGTTGTTGTGGAACAACACCAGCACACATTGAAGCTTTGGCAAAAGAGGCTTCAAAGATAAAACCAAAAAAACCAAGTGGCTTTTTAAAAGCTTCATTGGCATCACTGTTTAATGTAGTTCCCCTAAAACAAGATCCAGCACCGCTTCTAATAGGGGAGAGATCTAATGCAACAGGAAGTAAAGCCTTTAGAGAACTTCTAAAAGCAAATGATTATGAGGGAACATTATCTGTTGGTCAACAACAAGTAAGAGCAGGAGCACATGTAATTGATGTTTCTGTCGGATTTGCTGGACGTGATGAAAGAGAAGATATGAATAAAGTTGTATCTTTATATTCTCAAAAAGTTGCACTTCCACTTATGCCAGACTCAACGCAACTTCCAGCTCTTGAAGAGGCTTTAAAACAGATTGGTGGAAGACCAATAATTAACTCAGTTAATCTTGAAGATGGGGAAGAGAAATTTGATGCAGTTTGTAATTTAGCCAAAAAGTTTGGTGCAGCACTTGTTTGTTTAGTTATTGATGAAGTTGGAATGGCAAAAACAAAGAATAGAAAACTTGAAGTTGCAGAAAGAATCTATGATTTATGTGTAAATAGACATGGCTTTAATCCAGATGATTTAGTTTTTGATATGCTTACGTTTACTATTGGTTCAGGGGATGATGAGTATAGAACAGCAGGAATGGAAACCCTTGAAGCAATCAGAGAGTTTCAACTGCGTCATCCAGAAGTGGGTACCACTTTAGGACTATCAAATATCTCTTTTGGATTATCAATAAATGCAAGAATATATTTAAACTCAATCTATCTTGATCACTGTGTAAAAGCAGGGCTTACAAGTGCTATTGTAAATGTAAAACATATTTTGCCACTAAATAAAATAAGTGATGAAGATAGAAAAGCTTGTGATAATCTAATTTTTAATAACCATGAAAATGGTGACCCACTTTTTGCTTTTATTGATCACTTTTCAAATGTGGAGTCGCAAGAAGACAAAAGTGATGAAGAGTATGAGAAGTTGGAGTCAATAGATAAGGTAAAAAAACTTCTTTTAGATGGGGATAAAGAGAGAATGCTTCCCCTTGTTGAAGAGCTTAGACATAGTGTTAACCCTGAGATAATAGTTAATGAATGGCTTATTGATGGAATGAAAGTAATAGGAGAACTTTTTGGAAGTGGTCAAATGCAACTTCCTTTTGTACTTCAAAGTGCTGAGACTATGAAAGCAACAGTTGATGCTTTAAATCCATATTTACCAAAAGAGGAAAAAGCAAGTGAAACCGTACTTGTATTAGGAACTGTAAAAGGAGATGTTCATGATGTTGGTAAAAACCTTGTGGATATTATTCTTTCAAATAATGGTTTCAAAGTAATAAATATTGGAATAAAAGCTGATCTAAATGACTTTATAATTGCTGTAAAAGAGCATAAAGCCCAAGCAATTGGAATGAGTGGATTGCTTGTAAAAAGTACCGCTGTAATGAAAGACAATCTTGAAGAGCTTCAAAAACAAGGAATAGATATTCCTGTACTTTTAGGAGGAGCTGCCCTTACAAAAAGTTTTGTAAATGATTATTGCAGACCTATCTATGATGGTCCAATTTTCTATTGTAGAGATGCTTTTGATGGTGTTGTATCTATGCAAAGAATTGAAAGTGGCGAGTTAGATAACACCACTTTAGCAGCAGATTTAATAGATGAAGATGCAATAGCAAAAAATGAAGAGCAAGAGATTATTGTAAAAGAGTCTGATGTTGAACTTCCTGAAGAGTCTACTTTTACTTTTCCTCCTCTTTGGGGAAGAGTTGCACAAAATAAAAATATGATAAATAAAGAGCTTAGTTTTAAATGGATAAATCATAGGGTTTTATTTAGACAAAGATGGGGATATAAAAGAGCAAAACAATCTAGTGAAGAGTTTTTAAAACATGAAAAAGAGGTAGTTGAGCCGCTATATGAAAAACTAAAAGAGCAGTTTATTTCTAAAGGTTTGTTTGCTCCAATAGCAATATATGCATATTTCCCTTGTATTGCAAAAGAGAATAAGCTTTATATTTTTAGTGAAGAGTATGCTTTTCATTCCCTTGAAGAGGCAAAAAAAGTACCACCTTTGGAAAAAGCAATAAAAGTTTTTGAGTTCCCAAGGCAAAAAAGAAAACCACATAGATGTATTGCTGATTTCTTTGCGAATAATAGACTTGATGTGGTTGCCTTTTCACTTGCAAGTGCAGGAGTAAAATTAAGCCCTTATGAAGCTAAGCTTTATAAAGAGAGTAAATTTACGGAATATTATCAAGTTCATGGATTAGGAGTTGAGCTAGCTGAAGCTTTGGCTGAGGTGATTCATAAACAAGTAAGACTTGATTTGGATATTGTTCCAAAAGAAGGACATACGCTAAATGATGTACAGATGAAACAATATGTAGGGTGTAGATACTCTCCAGGATACGCTGCTTGTCCAGAGTTAGAATTAAGCAAAGATATTTTTGATTTATTAAAACCTGAAGAGTTTGGAATAACTCTAAGTGAGACTTTCCAAATTGATCCAGAACAGAGTACTTGCGCCATAATAGTGCCACATCACAAAGCCAACTACTACAACATCTAG
- a CDS encoding DUF2238 domain-containing protein: protein MKYLWLTLFFAVFIWSGINPKDYFTWILEVFPAIIGLFVLALTYNSFRLTTLLYALILIHCIILMIGGHYTYAEVPLFDTIKELFHQSRNNYDKIGHLAQGFIPAMIAREIVIRKNIILYPKWRAFFIICFCLALSAFYELIEWWVAILSGQGASAFLGTQGDIWDTQSDMLMALIGAILALVLLSKIHNKQLKVFIEK, encoded by the coding sequence ATGAAATATTTGTGGCTTACTCTATTTTTTGCTGTTTTTATCTGGTCAGGGATCAATCCAAAGGATTATTTTACTTGGATTTTAGAGGTTTTCCCTGCAATAATTGGTCTTTTTGTATTGGCTTTGACCTATAATAGTTTTAGACTAACTACTTTGCTTTATGCCCTTATTTTAATACACTGTATTATTCTAATGATTGGTGGTCACTACACCTATGCAGAGGTACCCCTTTTTGATACGATTAAAGAGCTATTTCACCAAAGTAGAAACAACTATGATAAGATTGGACATTTAGCTCAAGGATTTATTCCAGCTATGATAGCTAGGGAGATTGTTATTAGAAAAAATATAATTTTGTATCCAAAATGGAGAGCTTTTTTTATAATCTGCTTTTGTTTAGCTCTATCAGCTTTTTATGAATTAATTGAGTGGTGGGTAGCCATTCTAAGTGGACAAGGAGCAAGTGCTTTTTTAGGAACACAAGGAGATATTTGGGATACACAAAGTGATATGCTTATGGCACTAATAGGAGCTATTTTAGCCTTAGTTTTATTAAGTAAAATTCATAATAAGCAATTAAAAGTTTTTATAGAAAAGTAA
- a CDS encoding tRNA (5-methylaminomethyl-2-thiouridine)(34)-methyltransferase MnmD, protein MKEFIKTIDGSNTLFSTKYNQHFHDLKTGAIQEAFTKHIIPSLKYHKNKKNLKILDICFGIGYNTLSTIYYLQKNNIEINLEIFSPEFDLELIESLKDFEYPEEFKELKSIIEELSKNKKYQKNKLKIELFIGDAREYIKTLKEIDIVYQDAFSSEVNSELWSVEYFKDIFEATKDDCIVTTYSIATNVRLSLYEAGFEIYEINPNGNRKQTFAIKQKKELKAKYIDMELKKQRNKEAKAIYDKL, encoded by the coding sequence ATGAAAGAGTTTATAAAAACTATTGATGGCTCTAACACGCTATTTTCTACAAAATATAATCAACATTTCCATGATTTAAAAACAGGGGCTATCCAAGAAGCATTTACAAAACATATAATTCCAAGTTTAAAATACCATAAAAATAAAAAAAATTTAAAAATACTTGATATCTGTTTTGGTATTGGATATAACACTCTAAGCACAATCTATTATTTACAAAAGAATAATATTGAGATTAATCTTGAAATATTCTCTCCAGAGTTTGATTTAGAATTAATTGAATCTTTAAAAGATTTTGAATATCCAGAAGAATTTAAAGAGTTAAAATCTATTATTGAAGAACTTTCAAAAAATAAAAAATATCAAAAAAATAAGCTAAAAATCGAACTTTTTATTGGTGATGCTAGAGAATATATTAAAACTTTAAAAGAGATAGATATAGTCTATCAAGATGCTTTTAGCTCTGAAGTAAATAGTGAACTTTGGAGTGTAGAGTATTTTAAAGATATTTTTGAAGCAACAAAAGATGATTGTATAGTAACCACCTACTCTATTGCCACAAATGTAAGACTTTCACTATATGAAGCTGGTTTTGAAATATATGAGATAAATCCAAATGGAAATAGAAAACAAACCTTTGCCATAAAACAAAAAAAAGAGTTAAAGGCTAAATATATAGATATGGAATTAAAAAAACAAAGGAATAAAGAGGCAAAAGCTATCTATGATAAGCTTTAA
- the luxS gene encoding S-ribosylhomocysteine lyase: protein MPLLDSFRVDHTIMPAPAVRVAKTMKSPSGDTITVFDLRFCVPNKEIMKERGIHTLEHLFAGFMRNHLNSKDVEIIDISPMGCRTGFYMSLLGAPKEENVAKAWKDSMEDVLNVQSQNDIPELNIFQCGTCNMHSLDEAQEIAKNILSKDIGVMSNEKLYLSDEKLNSLGC from the coding sequence ATGCCACTACTAGACAGTTTTAGAGTTGACCACACAATTATGCCTGCACCTGCTGTTAGGGTTGCAAAAACTATGAAGTCTCCTTCAGGGGATACTATTACAGTATTTGATTTAAGATTTTGTGTTCCAAATAAAGAGATTATGAAAGAGAGAGGTATTCACACTTTAGAACACCTTTTTGCAGGATTTATGAGAAACCATTTAAACTCAAAAGATGTTGAGATTATTGATATTTCACCAATGGGTTGCAGAACAGGTTTTTATATGAGCCTTTTAGGAGCACCAAAAGAAGAGAACGTTGCAAAAGCTTGGAAAGACTCTATGGAAGACGTGCTAAATGTACAATCACAAAATGATATTCCTGAATTAAATATTTTTCAATGTGGAACTTGTAATATGCACTCATTAGATGAGGCACAAGAGATTGCAAAAAATATTCTAAGTAAAGATATTGGTGTTATGTCAAATGAAAAATTATACCTATCTGATGAAAAGTTAAATAGCTTAGGTTGCTAA